The segment TTGACATCCTTTATGAAACCAGAAGTAGAGGACAAGTAATAAGTCACAATAGTTTTTAAAGGaattagaaaaaaacagagattttaaaggaataaaaaaaaacagaggaaggagATTACTTTGAGCAATCTTCTCTCAAACTTGCACAAAACAGACGCAACCTGTAATCCTGTGTGTTTAAAGTAAATGAAGTTCACAGCTCTACAAAATACCCGTAGAAAACCTTACATGTAATCCAGTCACTTGCTcacataaaatgaaaacaatgtCCACACTTTTTTGCAGTTAAAAAGTCTTGAAAGTATGAGGGAAAAGACTGAGCAAGCTTGGTTGGAAAGGCTTATCTGTTTTTAATAATGTCTTCAAGTTTTCTTTGCCAAGAACAATACATCAGAGAGTGATCCAGATGAGTTGGTGGGAGAACGCAGTGGTGAAACTATGTGGGAATTATTCATTGATGAACGCATCCGGATATGCAGTGGGGAAGAACCAATGGGAGTATGAATTGGTGAGCTGAGAGGCGAAGTTTGCGTTTGGTATAACGCATGACGCAGACCCACAATGCTCTCTTTGTGCAAATTATTCTTGAAATGGTCTCTCAGTATCTCCTCTTCAGCTTCACTCTCTCCTTCTGCTTTTATACTTCCAGGTTCATGGCCTTGTGACGATACCATTGAACCAGATGATGCTACATGGTCGTTGAAGGAACCTCTTGAACTCGATTCCGATCTTCCATAAGCATCCTCAAGCAGTGCCCCTAGCTCAGGCTCAGGCTCAGGCTCATACAGATGAAATGTTGGTGCTCTTTCTGAagtccattcaaagatgtcttCTAATTTCACTGATATCATTTCGGTTCTGCTATCGCTCATCACCACCTGGGGCTCCTCCTGGTGGAACACAGCTCTCATATTTGAACTTTCGTGGCTGTTGAAGGAATCCGTAGAACTGGATTCCGAACTTCCATCATCAGCTTCTTCATTGTCTGGTCCAACCAGTGTACCTAGCTCAGCAGGCTCATGCAGACAAAACATTGGAGTGCTTTCTTCTGTCAATCCATCAAATGTCTCTTCCAGTGTCGTTGATTCATATCCCCACTTGTCTAAGTGCAATGATGGTCCATCTTCCACCATTACACTCAACTCTTGCCTTTCGCTTGCTATCTCATACCGTGACTGATCTGGTTTAGCATCTTGACACTCCTGAATCACTGAACTGGATTCTGATCTTCCTTGAGCCTCTCCTGAAGTCCATTCAAATGGGTTGCTGTAGTTCTCATAGAAGTTGGTTTCATATTCCTCCAAATGCAACCCCGCTCTATCTTCCATTGTCTCTTCCCATCTTATTTCACCACCATAAACTGTTTCGACTCTTGCATCCTCTAACTCATACCTGACTCTCTCACTACTGATGATCTTATCCCATTTAAGTTCACCCAAGTCAAACTCTTGTATGTCTCTGGTGTACTTCTCAGACGGTAGGTTTGCTTCCCATACGTGTTCGTTCTTGTCTAGAGGTTCCGCACTATGAGCTTGTTCTAGATGAATCCTTGAAGTCTCTCCACTAGCCTCACTTGACTTGTGGTTCCACTGAGGCTGAAAGGCCTCCGGTTTCAATTCATAAAACTCGCTTGATACGCTCCTTCTTGtgacctctccttcttctttctttgtaataGATGATAACTCAAGTACACCGGACCAGTTAATTGACTCATGCAGCATCTGAGACTGCTGAGAGGACCAGTGATAGCACTTTTGATCAGATGATGTCTCACCTTGGTAACGAATCGGTGAAGCagcagcagaagaagaaaattcTTGAAACCAGCCTTCTCTTCCGTAATGCTTGAATTGGTTTGGTTGATGATGATAAGACTGCTCGGATGCAGACCCTTGAAAGGGACTACTACTACTAGTGTAGCCATAAGAAGAAGGGGAAGGACTAGCACTTCTCATCCAGTCTCTGCTGATATAATAAGTTGTCTCATGCCTCCTCCTGTAAGCAGTTTGAAAACAAGGTGATGTCCTCGAACTGTACTTTCGGTAACTACTTCTCACTGGCATTTTACTACTACCAGTACCACTATATTCTCCAGATTCTACCTCAGTACTTAAGCTGCGGTTTTGAGAAGAGAGGAGATCCTTATCATTGTCCCAACGTTTTGCTGCATCCAAAGAAAGAAACACTCTAAGGGACAAGGAAGGTTACTTGTAAACATGATGAGTAGGGGACTTAAAAAGAAGACTATTATTGTACCTTGGAGAATAGAGTTGCATCCACTGCATTTGTAAATAGTCACATCTTCAGGTTCTTGGAGAAACTTGTGGCACTTGGGACATCTCACGACTCTAGACTGAGAAGACAATCCTTGTGCCGGTTTACTGCTCATATGCTTCAAGTCTTTACCATTTTCCAACTACAAAACACAACAGAGCTCAAATTCAGAACCGGAGAACcgaagagatagagagagagacaaagaagaTTCACCTTAGAA is part of the Raphanus sativus cultivar WK10039 chromosome 5, ASM80110v3, whole genome shotgun sequence genome and harbors:
- the LOC108861270 gene encoding uncharacterized protein LOC108861270 isoform X2 gives rise to the protein MRSASPSPSSYGYTSSSSPFQGSASEQSYHHQPNQFKHYGREGWFQEFSSSAAASPIRYQGETSSDQKCYHWSSQQSQMLHESINWSGVLELSSITKKEEGEVTRRSVSSEFYELKPEAFQPQWNHKSSEASGETSRIHLEQAHSAEPLDKNEHVWEANLPSEKYTRDIQEFDLGELKWDKIISSERVRYELEDARVETVYGGEIRWEETMEDRAGLHLEEYETNFYENYSNPFEWTSGEAQGRSESSSVIQECQDAKPDQSRYEIASERQELSVMVEDGPSLHLDKWGYESTTLEETFDGLTEESTPMFCLHEPAELGTLVGPDNEEADDGSSESSSTDSFNSHESSNMRAVFHQEEPQVVMSDSRTEMISVKLEDIFEWTSERAPTFHLYEPEPEPELGALLEDAYGRSESSSRGSFNDHVASSGSMVSSQGHEPGSIKAEGESEAEEEILRDHFKNNLHKESIVGLRHALYQTQTSPLSSPIHTPIGSSPLHIRMRSSMNNSHIVSPLRSPTNSSGSLSDVLFLAKKT
- the LOC108861270 gene encoding uncharacterized protein LOC108861270 isoform X1; this encodes MSSKPAQGLSSQSRVVRCPKCHKFLQEPEDVTIYKCSGCNSILQAKRWDNDKDLLSSQNRSLSTEVESGEYSGTGSSKMPVRSSYRKYSSRTSPCFQTAYRRRHETTYYISRDWMRSASPSPSSYGYTSSSSPFQGSASEQSYHHQPNQFKHYGREGWFQEFSSSAAASPIRYQGETSSDQKCYHWSSQQSQMLHESINWSGVLELSSITKKEEGEVTRRSVSSEFYELKPEAFQPQWNHKSSEASGETSRIHLEQAHSAEPLDKNEHVWEANLPSEKYTRDIQEFDLGELKWDKIISSERVRYELEDARVETVYGGEIRWEETMEDRAGLHLEEYETNFYENYSNPFEWTSGEAQGRSESSSVIQECQDAKPDQSRYEIASERQELSVMVEDGPSLHLDKWGYESTTLEETFDGLTEESTPMFCLHEPAELGTLVGPDNEEADDGSSESSSTDSFNSHESSNMRAVFHQEEPQVVMSDSRTEMISVKLEDIFEWTSERAPTFHLYEPEPEPELGALLEDAYGRSESSSRGSFNDHVASSGSMVSSQGHEPGSIKAEGESEAEEEILRDHFKNNLHKESIVGLRHALYQTQTSPLSSPIHTPIGSSPLHIRMRSSMNNSHIVSPLRSPTNSSGSLSDVLFLAKKT